GACGTAATCTTAACGCGAAGCGGGAAAACGACAACGGGGGAAAGCCCACCAAGCTCTCTCATCGTGGCCAGGAATCCGCGGCGGTCGCCCCGAAGCCTTCAACCTTTACGCGCCGGTATACGCGCCCGCCGATCTGGGCGCCGCGGGCGCCCACGCCTTTTCGAACCACATTCGCAGGAACATCGGCATGACGCGAATCCAGTACGGAAGAAACGCCAGCAGAGCCGTCACGCGGCGCGGCGACAGGTAGAAACGTCGCCATGCGTTTCTTCTGATCCGAACGAGTTCCTTCTCCGACATCAGCGATGGGTTGACGCCATGATCGAGTTTGTAATCGTACCCGGCCGGGTCATCGACGTTCACGGCTCCCGCAGCCACGGCCTGCGCGTACATCTTCGTCCCCTTGAATGCGACCGCGCGGTGAAACGCCGCGGTGTGCAAATCCGATTCAAGGGCGGTTCGCACCGTCAATTCGGCCTCTTTCCGCGTTTCCGTCGGGAAACCGAG
The DNA window shown above is from Deltaproteobacteria bacterium and carries:
- a CDS encoding radical SAM protein, yielding LRLLKQAGLFRCMFAIDTASPRLQKFTGRRLNVEKTLAMIRYARKIGILVHGTFILGFPTETRKEAELTVRTALESDLHTAAFHRAVAFKGTKMYAQAVAAGAVNVDDPAGYDYKLDHGVNPSLMSEKELVRIRRNAWRRFYLSPRRVTALLAFLPYWIRVMPMFLRMWFEKAWAPAAPRSAGAYTGA